The genomic segment AGCCATCTTCTCCGGCCTCCGGTCGGGGGCGCTCTTTATTTGCGCCGGTAACAAAAAGATAAGGCTTTCCGGGCATTATAAACCATGGGCCGGCGATACGGTAGACCGGGCTGACCGGTCGGGGTAAAATCGAACGACCGCAGTCCCAGGGAGTTTCATGGCCTTGCACCCCGTTTTCCCCTCCGCGGGGATCGAGTTCCTCCGCGACCTCGCCCGCAACAACGTCCGGAGCTGGTTCGAGGAGAACCGGCACTACTACGACCACGTCCTGGTCCCGGCCCTGCGGGGAATTCTCGGCTGGGTCTGGGGGCGGATCGGGTCGTTGTACCCCGGTTACGTCGCCGACCCGCGGGTTAACCGAAGTCTCTACCGGATCAACCGCGACGTGCGCTTCTCCAAGGACAAGTCGCCGTACAAGACGCACCTGGGCCTCTTGATCTACCGGGGCGACCGCTCGGACAGCCCCTGCCTCTATTTCCACTTCGCCACGGACGAGGTGTTCTGGACCAACGGGTGGTACGCGCCGTCCCCGGAGGCCGTCCGCGCTTACCGGAGCTGGGTGGCCGACCCGGCGGTGAACCGGCGGTTCGGCGACGAGGTGTCCCGCGTTTCGGAAAAGTACCCCCTCTCGACGCCCCAGCTCAAGCGGACGCCCCCGGAGGCCCTGGGGCTCGAGCTGCCCCACCCCGAGCTTTTCCTCTACAAGGGGCTGGTGACCTACGCCCCCCGGGAGCCCGGCGATTGGCTCGACCGGCAGGGCTGGCTGGAGGAGGCGGTGGAGATGTTCGGCTTCTGCCGGCCGTTCATGGGCTTTCTGGACGAGTGGCACGACCTGGCCCGGGACGGCGAGCGGTGAAGGCCGAGTTTTCCCTCTCCCTTTTAGGGAGGGGTATTCGCTCATAGGGTGGGCGGTGCTCTCCCCTCTCCCTTCCAGGGAGAGGCTCGCCTACGGGCAGGGTGAGGGTCGCCGCTTTCTCCCTCTCCCCGTGGGAGAGGGATTAAGGGTGAGGGCTACATTAGAAAAAATGTCCCTGCACCACACACCAGATAAATTGCCCCCCCAAGCTGGTCACCTATTCCCGCTCCATGCGGAAGAGCCTGACCGAAGCCGAGAGAAAGCTCTGGCGCCTCTTGCGGGACCGCCGACTGATAAAGGCCAAGTTCCGTCGGCAGCACGTAATCGGCAGTTACATCCTGGATTTTTTCTGCTCGGAGGCCGACCTGGCGGTGGAGATTGACGGCGGGCAGCATGGGTTGCCGGAGCAGGCGGAATATG from the bacterium genome contains:
- a CDS encoding DUF2461 domain-containing protein, producing MALHPVFPSAGIEFLRDLARNNVRSWFEENRHYYDHVLVPALRGILGWVWGRIGSLYPGYVADPRVNRSLYRINRDVRFSKDKSPYKTHLGLLIYRGDRSDSPCLYFHFATDEVFWTNGWYAPSPEAVRAYRSWVADPAVNRRFGDEVSRVSEKYPLSTPQLKRTPPEALGLELPHPELFLYKGLVTYAPREPGDWLDRQGWLEEAVEMFGFCRPFMGFLDEWHDLARDGER
- a CDS encoding endonuclease domain-containing protein — encoded protein: MVTYSRSMRKSLTEAERKLWRLLRDRRLIKAKFRRQHVIGSYILDFFCSEADLAVEIDGGQHGLPEQAEYDRRRDEFLNGLGIKVLRFWANDVLKNTQGVLEEIAKYL